GGTGCGCAGCGCGCGAAACGTAGAATGGAATTTTATTGAAATACCTTCGCCGCCGGATGCTTCCTCCCAAATCCTTGCCGATATACTCGAAAAAGATGGCGAGGCAAAATGGTGGGACGCGGCCCGGACCGCGAAGTTGATCTCACGCATAGGTGAAAACCGGATTGGAGAGGTGGAAGAAGCCATCAGCGGCCGCAGGACAACGTATGCCACGGTATTTCTCAGGATGCGCAAAGGAATAGTGATGGCCGAACCGAGGATGGATGGGCTGGCCGGATGTCTTCGCACCCCAAGAGGCGGCTCCTCGCGGCAGATTCTCCTGCGCATGGGTGGAGGCCAAGCCATGGCCAGGTATCTGACGGCCCGGGAGTGCGGAAGGCTGCAGGGGGTGGACGGCGGATATATACTTCCCAAAAGCCAGAGCGCCGGGCTATTCGCCTTTGGCGACGCCGTATGCGCGCCGCTAATCGAGTGGATCGCGGCAAACGTCCTCAATCCGCTTCTATAGACGCTTCGGCTCCCGGCGGACATGGACAAAAAAAGGGCGCGGCTTTCCGCGCCCCTCACATCTAAACCGTTGACTGCCGATCCACCCTTGTCACGCGGCGCTTTTCGCGATATGCATGCAATTTGAGCAACTGTGGCTAACGTCCCTGCCGCACATCACGCAGGAGGCGCCGTCAGGTTCGTACTTGATCATCCCGCCGCAATGACTGCATACGGTCTTTACCTCAGGGATGCTTTCCATCACAGACACATTTCCATGTTCACCGCCCCGGACATGGCCGGGCTTTGAGTTTCTCCGCGCGGTCCTGATAGTTCTGGTTTTCATAATCATTATCTCCTTGTCCGCACGCCATAGATGACCGCCGGACATTAATGGATTCATCTTTGATCCAGTAATATCTACATATAATATAGGCTCATAATCACTAATCGGAGGCTTTGCGCCTTACTTTAATGGAGAGTTCAAGTGGCTGTTTTAACTGTGTATTCCGCAGAGTGGTGTCCGGACTGTATGGCGGCTTTAAGGATCCTGGAAGAAAAAGGGATAAAGTATAACCTTGTTGATTTGGACGAAAATCCGGATGCGGCGGAGGTCATAATCGCCGCTTTGGGAAAAAGGGTGTTGCCTGCTCTGGAGTATAAAGGACGGTTCATGGATGGCAACAGGTTCAACAAGGAGAAGTTCGTGTGGGAGCTGGAGGGACTGATGTCCACCTGACAAACGTTTATGATCTGAAAGTATAATCCTTTTAACTTGCGGTCATCCCCCCTGCCTCTCTTTATCAGCGGCGGCCATCGCCTTGTTTTTCCATTCTTTTATGGCGTAAAGAGTGTCCGGATCAATTACCTTTTTCTGGATGGCGCCGTTCTTCACTGGCGCTTCGAATCCACCCGGAAAAATGTACACCGGCGCTCCATTGGTTATATATCTGCTGATTTCAATAATATGAGAATCGTTTAGCTGGACGCATCCTTCGGTGGGCTTTGTCTTGTCCCCCATACCGGAGCCGTGGATCCATATGCCATAGCCGGTCTTGCCAAGGCGCGCGTCCAGTGTATTGGGATAGTTGAGCACGAAAGCCCGCGGGCCGTATTTCTGGAAGGGTATTTCCGGCTGTTCTTTCACGCCGGTGACCTTGTACAGCCCTTCCGGCGTACGCAGGTCTCCCCTTTCAAGCTTGTCCCCCGCTTCCGCTCCCAGCGAAACAGGGTAGCTGGTAACGACCTTGTAGTTCTCCTGCGTTTCCTCCAGCACAAACAGTTCTCTACGCGTCTTGTCCACAAGCAGGGTGTAAATGGACTGTACGTCCGGCTTTGGCAATGATTTTTCCGGAGCCGGAAGTTCCGAAAGGTTGGGCAAGGTTTTCATGATGACCGACTCGTCATCCACGGGGGTTTCCGGCGATGGCGGAGCCAGGCTCACGGCGGGAACGGGCTGCGGCGCCGTCATAAGCGATCCTTTGGCCCCTCCAAACGGCGGCGTCACGGCGTAGCTTATGACCGTGAACGCCATCAATATCGTCATCACCCCGCCCGCCAGCGCGCCCGTCCGGGCGAAAGAGGCCTCCCGGCCGTTGCGGAAAATGTTGTCCACCTGCAGATTGCTCATCCGCACGGCAAACCGCACTTTCGCCTCGAACGCCCGGCGGCGCAGGTGGTGCCTTAATGTGTCTATCATCGCCTTACTGGTTCGGCTTGAATTTTTCCGACTCGATTTTCCATCCGTTTTCCGTCTTCACCATGGCCATCGTCTTCACGCCTGTGTCCGAATAGCGGCCTGAGGTGTATTTCTGGATAAACTCCACAGCCGCCTTGTCACCATCGGCTTTGACGGAAATGTCCGCGACATCTATTTTAATATCTTTTGAGCGGCGGAATTTTTTTTGTTTGTCGGCCAGCCATTCCTCTGTGCTCTGCCCTTCGATCTCAAAAACAGGGGTGTAAAATTCCCGGAACGCCGCCAGGTCCTTTGCCTCCCACGCCCCCTTCCACCGGGCGATGGTATTTATTATCGCCTCCGTTTCGTCCACCACCGGAATCATTGGCGCCTGTTTCTCCTCTTTGGCGGCGTCCTGCTCCGCAAGCTTCATGCGCAGCGACTTGTTCTCCTCCGTCAGCTCGTCAATTTTTTTCTTGGCCGCCTCCAGCGCCAGCGCCTCGGGGCTGTTATCCCTGGCGATGGTTATGTGGATCGAGGAGCCTGATTTCTTGATGTCGTACTGGAAAAGCGCGTTCACCCCGATTTCCACCCGCAGCTTGCCGGCCCGGTCGAAACTCACAAAATGAATCCTGTCCAAAAGCCCCTCGCGCACCGGGATCATCGGGCGTTTCATATGGTGCGTAACGCCGGAAAGCTCCACAGCCAGCCGCAAAGGGCTTTCAAGCTTGTACGAAGAATAATCAAACGGCGCCGTGGCCTGTATGACAATCAGCGACTTGTCCTTTTCGGACGTGGTCTTTATCCCGGTGACCGAGTTGGAGATTGCGCCATCCTTTTTCCCGCCCGCCGCCGTCCCGAAAACAAAGGACGTTTCGCCGGGCCTGGCGCCAATCGTCTGGCAGCCCGTCAGGGCAATAAGCGCGTGGGATAACGCAGCGCCGAATATGATTGAAAAGAGCCTTGCTTTCATCCGATCAAACCGCCGGAAAATCATGGTAAAAATGAACGATTATCTTTAGCAGTTCGCGACAAGCCGCGTCAAGCCATAACGCGTTGCCTCACGGGAAAAGGTAACCGAAGGGGGCGTGGATTTTCGCCTCATGGTTCATTGGCCCATAACTCATTAAAAAGCCTCCTGAGTATTTTTTCAAATTCTTTTCTCAAGTGGAAGGGATTGAGCGTGCCATGG
This region of Nitrospinota bacterium genomic DNA includes:
- a CDS encoding L,D-transpeptidase family protein — encoded protein: MIDTLRHHLRRRAFEAKVRFAVRMSNLQVDNIFRNGREASFARTGALAGGVMTILMAFTVISYAVTPPFGGAKGSLMTAPQPVPAVSLAPPSPETPVDDESVIMKTLPNLSELPAPEKSLPKPDVQSIYTLLVDKTRRELFVLEETQENYKVVTSYPVSLGAEAGDKLERGDLRTPEGLYKVTGVKEQPEIPFQKYGPRAFVLNYPNTLDARLGKTGYGIWIHGSGMGDKTKPTEGCVQLNDSHIIEISRYITNGAPVYIFPGGFEAPVKNGAIQKKVIDPDTLYAIKEWKNKAMAAADKERQGG
- a CDS encoding glutaredoxin, whose product is MAALRILEEKGIKYNLVDLDENPDAAEVIIAALGKRVLPALEYKGRFMDGNRFNKEKFVWELEGLMST
- a CDS encoding nuclear transport factor 2 family protein → MKARLFSIIFGAALSHALIALTGCQTIGARPGETSFVFGTAAGGKKDGAISNSVTGIKTTSEKDKSLIVIQATAPFDYSSYKLESPLRLAVELSGVTHHMKRPMIPVREGLLDRIHFVSFDRAGKLRVEIGVNALFQYDIKKSGSSIHITIARDNSPEALALEAAKKKIDELTEENKSLRMKLAEQDAAKEEKQAPMIPVVDETEAIINTIARWKGAWEAKDLAAFREFYTPVFEIEGQSTEEWLADKQKKFRRSKDIKIDVADISVKADGDKAAVEFIQKYTSGRYSDTGVKTMAMVKTENGWKIESEKFKPNQ